A window of the Azospirillum formosense genome harbors these coding sequences:
- a CDS encoding peptidoglycan-binding domain-containing protein, with product MTGGSHRARRAVALAVVVPVLAVGLLAGAPARAQSTADIQWAQTILKDKGYNIGGRANGQMHAETKAALGKYQAAHGLPVTNQLDKATIAKMMSEREGKAPATVGNLAQQKVGGGGPGQAPREPQREVVPRAAPTQRIDSGAGSVGGGAQFSAGPPATSSSSSSGGPSGGGPSGAPASSAPAASATASSQGHGQGPVPQAAPRASVTATTPSGQPAPVVEPAADSGSMLPAWAANGARYGVMGVIGATVLGIGFAWWRSGRANASRPAPRNDGPRDQRREPSFGGGRRREELTTGALPPLSSGGRGRR from the coding sequence ATGACGGGTGGTTCGCACCGCGCGCGCCGCGCGGTCGCGTTGGCTGTGGTGGTGCCGGTTCTGGCGGTCGGTCTGCTGGCGGGCGCTCCGGCGCGGGCGCAGTCCACGGCCGACATCCAATGGGCCCAGACCATCCTGAAGGACAAGGGCTACAACATCGGCGGGCGGGCCAACGGCCAGATGCACGCCGAGACGAAGGCGGCGCTCGGCAAGTATCAGGCCGCCCACGGGCTGCCGGTGACCAACCAGCTCGACAAGGCGACCATCGCCAAGATGATGAGCGAGCGGGAGGGCAAGGCCCCGGCGACGGTCGGGAACCTCGCCCAGCAGAAGGTCGGCGGCGGCGGTCCCGGCCAGGCGCCGCGCGAGCCGCAGCGCGAGGTGGTGCCCCGCGCCGCGCCCACCCAGCGGATCGACAGCGGGGCGGGCAGCGTCGGCGGCGGCGCGCAGTTCAGCGCCGGCCCGCCCGCGACCAGCAGCAGTTCCTCGTCGGGCGGCCCGTCCGGGGGCGGACCGTCCGGCGCTCCCGCTTCGTCGGCCCCCGCAGCCTCCGCCACGGCGTCTTCCCAGGGGCATGGGCAGGGGCCGGTGCCGCAGGCGGCGCCGCGGGCCAGCGTCACCGCGACCACCCCGTCCGGGCAGCCGGCGCCGGTGGTCGAGCCGGCGGCGGACAGCGGGTCGATGCTGCCGGCCTGGGCCGCCAACGGCGCCCGCTACGGCGTGATGGGGGTGATCGGCGCGACGGTGCTCGGCATCGGCTTCGCGTGGTGGCGCAGCGGGCGGGCCAACGCCTCGCGGCCGGCGCCGCGCAACGACGGCCCGCGCGACCAGCGCCGCGAGCCGAGCTTTGGTGGCGGCCGCCGCCGGGAGGAGCTGACCACCGGCGCCCTGCCGCCGCTCAGCAGCGGCGGGCGCGGGCGGCGGTAG
- a CDS encoding GH1 family beta-glucosidase has protein sequence MRRRSFLKAAAATGLAASAGAFLTTRRAAVAQPSEVLAAFPDRFVWGASTSSYQIEGAVTAGGRGPSVWDTFSHSFGKVANGDTGDVACDHYNRYAEDVDLMAKAGMNAYRFSVAWPRVQPTGTGPANAEGLDFYDRLTDALLAKGIAPWPCLYHWDLPQALQDRGGWTNRDIAGWFTDYAQLVAARLGDRAKHWSMLNEPSVHAIFGHGRGGHAPGMTGKGNYFKAIHHQNLAQGMALKALRAAGGGKGWQLGTVLSLQPVWPVGGLDANYAASLMWDAVWNRACLDPLLRGAYPELLRDGFAPLVKAGDLEAIRQPIDFLGINYYSRMHQQPDPAGLFGTGYGSPPEGTPTTGMGWPVEPDGIAEILIELKQEYGNPPVYVMENGAAYPEQTGPKGFVQDNDRISYLRRHMLAGHQALEEGVDLRGWFVWSLLDNFEWAEGYQRRFGLIEVDRQTLERRPKASYHWYADVIRKKGVPTSV, from the coding sequence ATGCGGCGGCGGAGTTTCCTGAAGGCGGCGGCGGCCACCGGGCTGGCGGCCTCGGCCGGAGCCTTTCTGACGACGCGCCGCGCCGCGGTGGCCCAGCCGTCGGAAGTGCTGGCCGCCTTCCCCGACCGGTTCGTCTGGGGCGCTTCGACCTCTTCCTACCAGATCGAGGGGGCGGTGACCGCGGGCGGGCGCGGCCCCAGCGTGTGGGACACCTTCAGCCACTCCTTCGGCAAGGTGGCGAACGGCGACACCGGCGACGTGGCCTGCGACCATTACAACCGCTACGCCGAGGACGTCGATCTGATGGCGAAGGCGGGGATGAACGCCTACCGCTTCTCCGTCGCCTGGCCGCGCGTTCAGCCGACCGGCACCGGACCGGCCAACGCAGAGGGTCTGGACTTCTACGACCGGCTGACCGACGCGCTGCTGGCCAAGGGCATCGCGCCCTGGCCCTGCCTCTACCATTGGGACCTGCCCCAGGCGCTTCAGGACCGCGGCGGCTGGACCAACCGCGACATCGCCGGCTGGTTCACCGACTACGCCCAGCTCGTCGCCGCGCGGCTCGGCGACCGGGCCAAGCACTGGTCCATGCTGAACGAGCCGTCCGTCCACGCCATCTTCGGCCACGGGCGGGGCGGGCACGCGCCGGGCATGACCGGCAAGGGCAACTATTTCAAGGCGATCCATCACCAGAACCTCGCCCAGGGCATGGCGCTGAAGGCGCTGCGGGCCGCGGGGGGCGGCAAGGGCTGGCAGCTCGGCACCGTGCTGTCGCTGCAGCCGGTCTGGCCGGTCGGCGGGCTGGACGCCAACTACGCCGCCTCGCTGATGTGGGACGCGGTGTGGAACCGCGCCTGCCTCGACCCGCTGCTGCGCGGCGCCTATCCGGAGCTTCTGCGCGACGGCTTCGCCCCGCTGGTCAAGGCCGGCGACCTGGAGGCGATCCGCCAGCCCATCGACTTCCTGGGCATCAACTACTACAGCCGGATGCACCAGCAGCCGGACCCGGCGGGCCTGTTCGGCACCGGCTACGGCTCCCCGCCGGAGGGCACGCCGACGACCGGGATGGGCTGGCCGGTGGAGCCCGACGGCATCGCCGAGATCCTGATCGAGCTGAAGCAGGAGTACGGCAACCCGCCGGTCTACGTGATGGAGAACGGCGCGGCCTACCCCGAGCAGACCGGGCCGAAGGGCTTCGTCCAGGACAACGACCGCATCAGCTACCTGCGCCGCCACATGCTGGCCGGTCATCAGGCGCTGGAGGAGGGCGTGGACCTGCGCGGCTGGTTCGTGTGGAGCCTGCTGGACAATTTCGAATGGGCCGAGGGCTACCAGCGCCGCTTCGGCCTGATCGAGGTGGACCGCCAGACGCTGGAGCGCCGTCCCAAGGCGAGCTACCACTGGTACGCCGACGTGATCCGCAAGAAGGGCGTCCCGACCTCGGTGTAA
- a CDS encoding twin transmembrane helix small protein has translation MNGLVMFLLIVALGLVVASLFSGLFFMARGGQGDSRKSNRAMRMRVALQGVALVLFLLAILTHG, from the coding sequence ATGAACGGACTTGTCATGTTTCTGCTGATCGTGGCGCTCGGACTCGTCGTGGCGTCGCTGTTCTCCGGGCTGTTCTTCATGGCGCGCGGCGGACAGGGCGATTCGCGCAAATCGAACCGGGCGATGCGGATGCGCGTGGCGCTCCAGGGCGTGGCGCTCGTGCTGTTCCTGCTCGCCATCCTGACCCACGGCTGA
- a CDS encoding cob(I)yrinic acid a,c-diamide adenosyltransferase translates to MVKLTRIYTRGGDRGQTSLGDGRRVPKHDPRVAAYGTVDEANAVIGLVRLHTADQPETDAMLSRIQNDLFDLGADLCTPEAEDPAYPPLRILESQVDRLEAEIDAMNADLAPLTSFILPGGSPAAAHLHLARTVVRRAERLMTELAEVEPVNPAAVRYANRLSDHLFVLGRKLNANGTADVLWVPGANR, encoded by the coding sequence ATGGTCAAGCTGACCCGCATCTACACCCGCGGCGGGGACCGCGGCCAGACCTCGCTGGGCGACGGGCGCCGCGTGCCCAAGCACGACCCGCGCGTCGCCGCCTACGGCACGGTGGACGAGGCGAACGCCGTCATCGGGCTGGTCCGGCTGCACACCGCGGACCAGCCGGAGACCGACGCCATGCTGTCGCGCATCCAGAACGACCTGTTCGACCTGGGCGCCGACCTCTGCACGCCGGAGGCGGAGGACCCGGCCTACCCGCCGCTGCGGATCCTGGAGTCGCAGGTGGACCGGCTGGAGGCGGAGATCGACGCGATGAACGCCGACCTCGCTCCGCTCACCTCCTTCATCCTGCCCGGCGGCTCGCCCGCGGCGGCGCATCTGCATCTGGCGCGCACCGTGGTGCGCCGCGCCGAGCGGCTGATGACCGAGCTGGCGGAGGTGGAGCCGGTCAACCCGGCGGCGGTGAGATACGCCAACCGCCTGTCCGACCATCTGTTCGTGCTGGGCCGGAAACTGAACGCCAACGGAACCGCCGATGTGCTGTGGGTTCCGGGTGCAAACCGTTGA